The following are from one region of the Nicotiana tabacum cultivar K326 chromosome 3, ASM71507v2, whole genome shotgun sequence genome:
- the LOC107785963 gene encoding uncharacterized protein LOC107785963 has translation MSKHRLGLHHWLCFSYLSRTIKRRFTACHLPSEAISCDVPTSSPINNHKTLCFSLVEQLILRGLFGLAQKVIQRIIKQSSSVSEAISAVEFSISRGIEPDATSYSFLIRQLVASGETQMAEDIYVYCILKRGIEPKDQSLLNSMAICYCNLGKLEEAKLLFDKLLDMKLRPCSSTCNALIKGFCGQHSILDGFDVFVVAVDAGVSLSFSCYNRLVDGLCHRGFLDEALYVFDVMCERGVTPNVHLFKTLVLSLCKRGRVEEAELLSMDMESYGFVLDKIMYTTLINGYSKNKKMKMAMRVFLRMLKLGCAPDKYTYNTLMHGFFNLGMLDKGWVLHQQMAEFGLEPDAVSYQIMIGKYCKDHKVDCALMLLNNMIQCNVAPSVHSYTALIAALCKENRLAEVDVLYNKMLDNGLVPDHVLFFTLVNNHPRGSEITLACTFLRAIAKNGCGIDLSNIPSTISQKVTTDIMSDIDHLLGEIVARNLSLANVAFNIYMVALCLGGKLDSALLCMDKMASLSLQPSLSAYNSMIKCLYQNGLLEDAKSFVEVMQDQGQVPNQTTFLIMVNEYCKQGDIQSAFEVLDQMEESGLKPSVAIYDSIIGCLGRQKRIDEALEVFRRMLEARIYPDETMFVTMINALSINGRAIQAHELFDKMLEDGVQPSHYAYTALIHGLVKKNMIEKGCVYLDRMIEEGFMPNTVLYTSLIKQFLRKREFEFAFKLVDLMERSEIEQDLVTYITLVSGVSRNIRSLHGKRLVPQKQYEKSKEMLFRLLHQSAMFSREKCLKISISSQEQIKFLALRLINKVKNTPLMPNLYLYNGIISGFCWAEKTQDAYKQLDMMQSEGVQPNQVTFTILIDGHFRSGEIDLAVSLFNRMNAQGCSPDKIVYNTLIRGLCKHGRLIDALSISYTMLKKGFAPSKASYENLLTSLCASNWSVHALKICEDMLAHKYVPCGHNLKLLICMLDEENKSHEARLMNDLLLNKRRFMVYTS, from the coding sequence ATGAGCAAGCATAGACTTGGACTACACCATTGGTTGTGCTTCTCCTATCTCTCTAGAACAATAAAGAGACGTTTTACTGCTTGCCATTTACCTAGTGAAGCAATATCATGTGATGTTCCCACATCCTCCCCAATTAATAATCACAAGACCTTGTGTTTTTCACTTGTAGAGCAGTTAATACTTCGCGGGTTATTCGGTTTAGCTCAGAAAGTGATTCAGAGAATCATCAAGCAATCCTCATCAGTCTCTGAAGCTATCTCAGCCGTTGAATTCTCCATTTCTCGCGGTATCGAGCCTGATGCAACTAGCTATAGTTTTCTCATTCGACAACTCGTGGCATCTGGTGAAACCCAAATGGCTGAAGATATTTATGTATATTGCATTTTGAAGAGAGGTATTGAACCGAAAGACCAGTCTTTATTGAATTCAATGGCCATTTGTTATTGTAATTTGGGTAAATTAGAGGAAGCAAAATTGCTTTTTGATAAACTATTGGATATGAAATTGAGGCCTTGTAGTAGCACGTGTAATGCGCTTATTAAGGGATTTTGTGGCCAACATAGCATCTTGGATGGGTTTGATGTTTTTGTAGTGGCTGTTGATGCAGGAGTATCACTAAGTTTCAGTTGTTACAATAGGTTAGTGGATGGCTTGTGCCATCGGGGGTTCTTAGATGAGGCACTCTATGTGTTTGATGTAATGTGTGAGAGAGGGGTGACACCCAATGTTCATTTGTTTAAGACATTGGTTCTTTCGTTGTGTAAGAGGGGTCGAGTCGAGGAAGCTGAGTTGTTGAGCATGGATATGGAGTCTTATGGTTTTGTTCTGGATAAAATCATGTACACAACTCTTATTAACGGGTATTCGAagaacaagaaaatgaaaatggcTATGAGGGTGTTTCTTAGAATGCTTAAGTTGGGATGTGCACCGGATAAGTATACTTACAACACGCTGATGCACGGGTTTTTTAACTTGGGCATGTTGGACAAGGGTTGGGTGCTACATCAGCAGATGGCTGAATTTGGATTAGAACCTGATGCAGTAAGTTACCAAATCATGATTGGCAAGTATTGCAAGGATCATAAAGTTGATTGTGCGTTGATGCTGTTAAATAACATGATTCAGTGCAACGTTGCTCCCAGTGTGCACTCTTATACTGCTTTAATTGCTGCGCTTTGTAAAGAGAATCGGTTAGCAGAAGTAGATGTCTTGTACAATAAGATGTTGGATAATGGATTGGTTCCTGACCATGTTTTGTTTTTTACCTTGGTCAACAATCATCCAAGAGGGTCAGAGATTACTCTAGCATGCACATTTTTGCGGGCAATTGCCAAAAATGGTTGTGGTATTGACCTTTCTAACATCCCTAGCACTATCAGTCAAAAAGTTACTACAGATATCATGTCTGATATTGATCATCTCTTGGGAGAAATTGTGGCAAGAAACTTATCTCTGGCCAATGTTGCTTTCAATATATACATGGTTGCTTTATGTTTAGGAGGAAAACTTGATTCTGCTCTTCTTTGCATGGACAAGATGGCAAGCCTTTCTCTTCAGCCTTCACTGTCAGCTTATAACTCTATGATCAAGTGCCTTTACCAAAACGGACTACTTGAGGATGCCAAATCCTTTGTTGAAGTTATGCAAGATCAAGGTCAAGTTCCAAATCAAACAACATTCTTGATTATGGTGAATGAATACTGCAAACAAGGTGACATACAATCAGCATTTGAAGTTCTGGACCAAATGGAAGAGAGTGGATTGAAGCCTAGTGTTGCGATATATGACTCCATCATTGGGTGTTTGGGCAGACAAAAGAGAATAGATGAGGCCCTTGAAGTTTTCCGGAGAATGCTCGAGGCTAGAATTTATCCTGATGAAACTATGTTTGTGACAATGATTAATGCTCTATCAATAAATGGACGAGCTATTCAGGCCCATGAGCTCTTCGACAAAATGTTGGAAGATGGAGTTCAACCAAGCCACTATGCTTATACTGCTCTTATACATGGGTTAGTTAAGAAGAACATGATTGAAAAGGGCTGTGTATACCTTGATCGAATGATAGAAGAGGGTTTCATGCCAAATACTGTTCTTTATACTTCtctaataaaacaatttttaaggAAAAGAGAGTTTGAATTTGCATTTAAGTTGGTTGATTTGATGGAAAGAAGTGAAATTGAGCAAGACCTGGTAACCTATATTACTTTGGTCAGTGGCGTCTCTAGAAATATTAGGTCACTTCATGGGAAGCGGCTTGTTCCGCAGAAACAGTATGAAAAATCCAAGGAAATGTTGTTTCGTCTACTTCATCAGAGTGCTATGTTTTCTAGGGAAAAATGTTTGAAAATCTCAATTAGCTCTCAGGAACAAATTAAATTTCTTGCACTTAGGCTGATAAACAAAGTGAAGAACACTCCCCTAATGCCAAATTTGTACTTGTATAATGGCATAATTTCAGGGTTTTGCTGGGCAGAGAAGACGCAGGATGCATATAAGCAACTGGATATGATGCAAAGTGAGGGCGTCCAACCGAATCAAGTTACTTTTACTATTCTAATTGATGGGCATTTCCGAAGTGGCGAAATTGATCTTGCTGTTAGTCTCTTCAACAGAATGAATGCACAGGGTTGTTCTCCTGATAAAATTGTGTATAACACTTTAATAAGAGGTCTATGCAAGCATGGAAGGCTCATTGATGCTCTTTCGATCTCATACACAATGCTCAAAAAAGGATTTGCCCCTTCTAAGGCATCATATGAGAATCTTCTCACTTCTCTTTGTGCTAGTAATTGGagtgttcatgcactgaagatatGTGAAGATATGCTAGCCCATAAATATGTCCCTTGTGGCCATAATCTTAAATTGTTAATTTGTATGCTAGATGAAGAAAATAAGTCGCATGAAGCTCGTCTTATGAATGATTTGCTCCTTAACAAAAGAAGATTTATGGTGTACACAAGCTAG